From Rubripirellula reticaptiva, the proteins below share one genomic window:
- a CDS encoding class II glutamine amidotransferase domain-containing protein, translated as MKHYLAMLSILAIAMTSLVSYTNSAPSLNAAPADDSSRPDTELVEIATHPQSYRFIDQATDRVDGNEMVKIHSTAPLASNHKYVELRPGSIRYFRTDGATAADGERATITWSINGKTMTTDVGRPGGVIMAVRSLDGVISWYSLMMDMRC; from the coding sequence ATGAAACACTACCTCGCCATGCTTTCGATTCTCGCAATCGCGATGACGTCGCTGGTTTCCTACACCAACAGCGCACCATCGCTGAACGCTGCCCCGGCTGACGATTCGTCGCGGCCTGACACCGAGCTAGTGGAGATTGCAACACATCCTCAGTCGTATCGGTTCATCGACCAAGCCACGGATCGTGTAGACGGTAATGAAATGGTAAAAATTCACTCCACCGCGCCGCTTGCTAGCAACCACAAGTATGTCGAACTGCGGCCCGGTTCAATACGGTACTTCCGAACCGATGGTGCCACTGCTGCCGACGGAGAACGCGCGACAATTACATGGTCGATTAACGGAAAGACCATGACCACCGACGTCGGTCGGCCGGGTGGCGTCATTATGGCTGTTCGATCTCTTGACGGTGTCATCTCCTGGTATTCACTAATGATGGACATGCGCTGCTAA